In a single window of the Tigriopus californicus strain San Diego chromosome 2, Tcal_SD_v2.1, whole genome shotgun sequence genome:
- the LOC131892370 gene encoding transformer-2 protein homolog alpha-like, which yields MGSPSRSRSRSRSRSGDSRSPSPKRRSPTASRSPSPLKPKEGKTTRSQSRSPRSASVDSKASKRSRSKSRSPKEDSRAKRAKSRSRSRSRSKSKSKSKSRSRSRKRSPSRSRSRSRRRTRSRSASRDKRGSGSRSRDRRRRSRSRSQDRRRRSPSDEGHRLHVADLEANASKRDLEKIFGKYGPLKEIWMARSVPCFAFVVYRHKDDAEEAARMADGVDIEGRRIRVSFARARTKGHGRRGFDPNMRCYQCGDRGHFSRDCGESKYGYKRPPSPGGRNRFGGGGGGGGRDRDRFGGGGGSRRDRY from the coding sequence ATGGGATCGCCCAGCCGCAGTCGGAGCCGTAGCCGCAGTCGGAGTGGTGACAGCCGCAGCCCGTCCCCCAAGAGGCGTAGTCCCACGGCCAGCCGTAGTCCCAGTCCACTCAAGCCCAAGGAAGGTAAGACCACCCGCTCCCAAAGTCGGAGTCCCCGTTCGGCCAGTGTTGATTCAAAGGCCTCCAAGCGGTCGCGATCCAAGTCCAGATCGCCCAAGGAAGATTCTCGTGCCAAGCGTGCCAAGTCCCGGTCTCGGTCCCGCTCCCGTTCCAAGTCCAAGTCGAAATCCAAATCGAGATCCCGATCCCGCAAGCGATCCCCATCGCGAAGTCGATCCCGGAGCCGTCGCCGAACCCGATCCCGATCTGCTAGTCGAGATAAACGCGGCTCAGGCTCTCGCAGCCGAGATCGTCGCCGTCGTAGTCGTTCTCGCAGCCAGGATCGACGTCGTCGAAGCCCATCGGATGAGGGCCATCGCCTCCACGTGGCTGATCTCGAGGCCAATGCCTCCAAGCGAGACCTGGAGAAGATCTTTGGCAAGTACGGTCCGCTGAAAGAGATCTGGATGGCTCGATCCGTGCCCTGCTTCGCTTTTGTCGTCTACCGTCACAAGGACGATGCGGAAGAGGCCGCTCGAATGGCGGATGGTGTGGATATCGAAGGGCGCCGAATCCGAGTCTCGTTTGCTCGCGCTCGCACAAAGGGTCATGGACGGCGAGGGTTTGATCCCAATATGAGATGCTACCAATGTGGAGATCGTGGGCACTTTTCGCGCGATTGCGGCGAATCCAAATATGGGTACAAACGACCCCCTAGTCCTGGAGGAAGAAACCGTTTTGGCGGCggaggcggaggaggcggACGGGACCGAGATCGctttggaggaggaggaggatctcGTCGGGATCGTTACTGA